Proteins co-encoded in one Rhodopirellula bahusiensis genomic window:
- a CDS encoding M1 family metallopeptidase: MRFRSILLSRASAPASKSRFAAAMVYLAVGLAGMLTVFAPSNASAQPLPNPKHGDPTDKFHPLEPWLPTPNVYRTASGAPGSQYWQQRADYKIDIALDDENQSLSGTCEITYHNQSPDTLDYLWVQLDQNRFKNDSVAITSKAAPRISSQATFKFVETMLAQQAFDGGYKISAVTNPSGEEIDHLIVDTMMRVDLAEPLPPGKSTQLAIEYSYNIVDAKVIRARGGYEFFEEDKNYIYEVAQWFPRMAAYTDYTGWQHHQFLGSGEFTLELGDYDVRIDVPADMVVASTGTLKNTDDVLKPEWKTRLAKMKKGEDLEFIVTPEEAKENEKSKSKERATWNFTAKNVRDFAFAASRKFIWDAMPVKVGDQTVLAMSYYPNEAEPLWSQYSSESIAHTLEVYGRYSFEYPYEVAISVNGPVYGMEYPMICFNGPRPEDDGTYSKATKYGLISVIIHEVGHNFFPMIVNSDERQWTWMDEGLNTFLQYLTEQEWEDNYPSRRGPPEKIVPYMRGSNQRPIMTSSDEILQFGSNAYGKPATALNILRETVLGRERFDYAFSQYANRWKFKRPTPSDFFRTMEDASGTDLDWFWRGWFYSTDHVDVSIEGIELYLIDSGDPDEAAERKRKKKDAQEDTLSDERNRALPLRRRIEWRPGLKDFYNAPDYDEDKVEENDRKNYQKFLDKLDDEQRAMLRRTTRFYVVHLANKGGLVMPVPMRIHYADNTSEDVQLPAEIWRVNSKEVKRMFLSEKEIVRLEIDPKREIADTDGGNNHWPPKLEPSRFKLYQSGKSSNPMRKAAEKEKAEEKQKAEKEKKEAASKDEASAKAAKKSGEDKKSGEEKKSKDEGDEAEPKSAKKEAAKEKPAKPESEEEPAKEAGEGANDADAAEASDE; this comes from the coding sequence ATGCGATTTCGATCGATCCTGCTTTCACGTGCTTCTGCTCCCGCATCCAAGTCTCGTTTCGCCGCCGCGATGGTTTATTTGGCCGTCGGACTGGCTGGAATGCTAACCGTGTTTGCTCCCAGCAACGCCTCTGCACAACCTCTGCCCAACCCAAAACACGGCGACCCAACGGACAAGTTCCATCCACTGGAACCATGGCTGCCAACACCAAATGTTTATCGAACCGCTTCAGGTGCGCCGGGTTCGCAGTACTGGCAACAACGTGCCGACTACAAGATCGACATCGCACTGGACGATGAGAATCAATCTCTGAGTGGCACCTGCGAAATCACCTATCACAATCAATCTCCGGACACGCTGGATTATCTGTGGGTCCAATTGGATCAGAACCGATTTAAAAACGACTCGGTCGCCATCACCAGCAAGGCTGCGCCTCGAATCAGCTCGCAAGCGACGTTCAAGTTCGTCGAAACCATGTTAGCGCAGCAAGCCTTTGATGGCGGGTACAAGATCAGCGCTGTGACGAATCCAAGCGGCGAAGAAATCGACCACTTGATCGTCGACACGATGATGCGAGTGGACTTGGCCGAACCACTTCCTCCCGGAAAGTCAACGCAGCTCGCGATTGAGTACAGCTACAACATCGTCGATGCGAAAGTCATCCGTGCTCGCGGTGGTTACGAGTTTTTCGAAGAAGACAAAAACTACATCTACGAAGTCGCCCAGTGGTTCCCACGAATGGCGGCCTACACCGACTACACCGGTTGGCAGCATCATCAGTTTTTAGGCTCTGGCGAATTTACGTTGGAGTTAGGCGACTACGACGTCCGCATCGACGTACCCGCTGACATGGTCGTTGCTTCGACAGGAACGCTTAAAAACACCGACGACGTTCTCAAACCGGAATGGAAGACGCGTTTGGCGAAGATGAAGAAGGGCGAAGATCTTGAATTCATCGTCACGCCAGAAGAAGCCAAAGAGAACGAGAAATCAAAATCCAAAGAACGTGCGACATGGAACTTCACCGCCAAGAACGTTCGTGACTTTGCGTTCGCCGCCAGTCGCAAGTTCATCTGGGATGCGATGCCAGTCAAAGTCGGTGACCAAACCGTTTTGGCGATGTCTTACTACCCCAACGAAGCCGAACCGTTGTGGAGCCAGTACAGCAGTGAATCGATCGCCCACACGTTAGAAGTCTACGGTCGGTACTCGTTCGAATACCCCTACGAAGTCGCGATCAGCGTTAACGGCCCGGTCTACGGGATGGAATACCCGATGATTTGCTTCAATGGCCCCCGTCCCGAGGACGACGGCACGTACAGCAAAGCGACCAAGTACGGATTGATCAGCGTGATCATTCACGAAGTCGGTCACAACTTCTTCCCCATGATCGTCAACAGCGACGAACGCCAATGGACGTGGATGGACGAAGGGCTCAACACGTTCCTTCAGTACCTGACCGAACAAGAGTGGGAAGACAATTACCCTTCCCGACGTGGGCCGCCGGAAAAGATCGTTCCCTACATGCGAGGCAGCAATCAACGTCCGATCATGACCAGCAGCGATGAGATTTTGCAGTTCGGTTCGAACGCGTACGGCAAGCCGGCAACCGCCCTGAACATTCTTCGCGAAACTGTTTTGGGACGGGAGCGATTCGACTATGCGTTCTCGCAATACGCGAATCGTTGGAAATTCAAACGACCAACGCCGAGCGATTTCTTCCGAACGATGGAAGACGCATCGGGAACAGATCTGGATTGGTTCTGGCGAGGCTGGTTCTACAGCACCGATCACGTCGATGTCTCGATCGAAGGCATCGAACTGTATTTGATCGATAGTGGCGATCCCGACGAAGCCGCCGAGCGAAAACGCAAAAAGAAGGATGCTCAGGAAGACACGCTTTCCGACGAACGAAATCGTGCATTACCGCTTCGACGTCGTATTGAATGGCGTCCGGGTTTGAAGGATTTCTACAACGCACCGGACTACGACGAAGACAAAGTCGAGGAAAACGACCGTAAGAACTATCAGAAGTTCTTGGACAAACTCGATGACGAACAACGTGCCATGCTTCGTCGCACGACTCGGTTCTACGTGGTCCATCTGGCGAACAAAGGTGGGTTGGTGATGCCCGTTCCCATGCGGATTCACTACGCCGACAACACCTCGGAAGATGTTCAGTTGCCAGCCGAAATCTGGCGTGTGAACAGCAAGGAAGTGAAACGAATGTTCCTGAGCGAGAAAGAAATCGTTCGTCTGGAGATCGATCCCAAGCGAGAGATTGCCGACACCGATGGCGGCAACAACCACTGGCCGCCCAAGTTAGAACCAAGCCGCTTCAAGCTGTATCAATCCGGCAAATCCAGCAATCCAATGCGGAAGGCAGCCGAGAAAGAGAAGGCCGAAGAGAAGCAAAAGGCTGAGAAAGAAAAGAAGGAAGCCGCGTCCAAAGACGAAGCGTCTGCAAAGGCCGCGAAGAAGTCGGGCGAGGACAAAAAGTCGGGCGAGGAAAAGAAGTCAAAGGACGAAGGCGATGAAGCTGAACCGAAATCGGCTAAGAAAGAAGCTGCCAAGGAGAAGCCAGCCAAACCTGAGTCGGAGGAAGAACCCGCGAAGGAAGCAGGTGAGGGAGCTAACGATGCAGACGCGGCGGAGGCGTCTGACGAATGA
- a CDS encoding Flp family type IVb pilin, with protein MSQRTFLRSIQRFLLEEDGPTAVEYAVMLSLIIVTASIGISILVTETSNSLNNSSDAIAN; from the coding sequence ATGTCCCAACGAACCTTCTTGCGATCGATCCAGCGATTCTTGCTCGAAGAAGATGGCCCGACCGCTGTTGAGTATGCCGTGATGTTGTCACTGATCATTGTGACAGCGTCGATTGGCATCAGCATTCTGGTCACCGAGACAAGCAATAGCTTGAACAATTCCTCCGATGCCATCGCCAACTGA
- a CDS encoding uracil-DNA glycosylase, with the protein MLELSRNDRFFDAKTPLQLLMTSPEHDLDPGETFEAAGELLAHLQRGGVRFIPQANAESVESWSSRWIQAAGPAVSADPSTGVAAASDAQLQPKAPANKSSIGPEVKTPPPAPEGRLKPVESFSASDDPYPGSNLPIAERETELVNLASVVAGCTKCELLAKCRTQTVFGEGNPAARIVFFGEAPGADEDRQGRPFIGRAGQLLDKMVQACKLQREDIYLLNTVKCRPPENRNPEPTELANCRDYFEQQLQILRPEYIVCLGAVSAHSLLKTKLSIGRLRQRFHQYHESKVLVIYHPAYLLRNPDAKKAAWADLQMLMRDAGLA; encoded by the coding sequence TTGCTCGAACTTTCCCGCAATGACCGTTTTTTTGACGCGAAAACGCCACTTCAGTTGCTCATGACCTCTCCAGAACACGACCTCGACCCAGGCGAAACTTTCGAAGCGGCGGGAGAACTGCTGGCTCACCTGCAGCGGGGCGGCGTTCGGTTCATCCCCCAAGCGAACGCCGAATCGGTCGAATCATGGAGTTCACGTTGGATCCAAGCAGCTGGCCCAGCCGTTTCTGCTGATCCGTCGACCGGCGTCGCAGCAGCGTCCGATGCCCAATTGCAACCCAAAGCCCCAGCAAACAAGTCCTCAATTGGCCCCGAAGTCAAAACTCCGCCTCCGGCCCCCGAAGGTCGGCTGAAACCCGTCGAATCGTTTTCGGCCAGCGACGACCCGTACCCAGGCAGCAACCTGCCGATTGCGGAACGCGAAACGGAGCTGGTCAATTTGGCGTCCGTTGTTGCGGGGTGCACCAAGTGCGAACTGTTGGCCAAGTGCCGAACGCAAACGGTTTTCGGTGAAGGGAATCCCGCCGCGAGAATCGTGTTCTTTGGCGAAGCACCGGGTGCCGATGAGGATCGGCAGGGGCGTCCCTTCATCGGTCGTGCCGGGCAGTTGCTGGACAAAATGGTTCAGGCCTGCAAGCTGCAGCGGGAAGACATCTACTTGCTCAACACGGTCAAGTGCCGGCCGCCAGAGAACCGAAATCCGGAGCCGACCGAACTTGCCAATTGCCGCGACTACTTCGAGCAGCAACTGCAGATTTTGCGTCCCGAATACATCGTGTGCCTCGGCGCGGTCAGTGCTCACTCGTTGCTGAAGACCAAGTTGTCGATTGGTCGGCTTCGACAACGGTTTCATCAGTACCACGAAAGCAAAGTCCTGGTGATTTATCACCCGGCTTACTTGCTGAGAAATCCGGACGCGAAGAAGGCGGCGTGGGCCGACCTTCAGATGTTGATGCGCGACGCTGGTTTAGCGTAA
- the der gene encoding ribosome biogenesis GTPase Der, with protein MPVPQVAIVGRPNVGKSSLFNWLARRRLAIVDNFEGVTRDRMTTLIESDDQFFELVDTGGMGVEDADDLTSDVRRQIDMAIASADVILLVVDVQTGLMPLDEEVVERLRGVERPVILVANKADQEHQDIHADEFRRLGRGHLITVSTTQNRHRDDLIQVIVDRLPEKDEDLVAPESSMKIAIVGRRNVGKSTFVNTLAESDRMIVSEVAGTTRDSVDVRFEIDGQTFLAIDTPGLRKRKSIRTDLDFYGTHRAQRSVRRADVVLMFFDALEKTSKVDKQLVGYIMEHHKPVIFVVNKWDKVDKEVPTERWVKYLRHQFTTLSYAPIAFITGQTGRNVKAVMNHAAMLYKQAQSRVSTGELNRILRAAIDQHPPAMYQGRRPKIFYATQVSTEPPTVVVMCSDPKALTHDYQRYLIGWMRDHLPFGEVPIKLYMQQRSRSEAKAERSGQGRSMDS; from the coding sequence ATGCCTGTCCCTCAAGTCGCCATCGTCGGTCGCCCCAATGTCGGCAAGAGCAGCCTGTTCAACTGGCTCGCTCGCCGTCGGCTCGCCATCGTCGACAACTTCGAAGGCGTGACCCGCGACCGCATGACCACCCTGATCGAATCCGACGACCAGTTCTTTGAGCTGGTCGACACGGGCGGAATGGGGGTCGAAGACGCTGACGATCTGACCAGTGATGTGCGCCGGCAAATCGACATGGCCATCGCATCGGCTGATGTGATCCTGTTGGTTGTTGATGTTCAAACCGGCCTGATGCCTTTGGACGAAGAAGTCGTCGAGCGTCTCCGAGGAGTCGAACGTCCCGTGATCTTGGTTGCCAACAAAGCTGACCAGGAACACCAGGACATCCATGCTGACGAATTTCGTCGACTCGGACGAGGTCACTTGATCACCGTCAGTACGACGCAGAACCGTCACCGCGACGATCTGATTCAAGTCATCGTGGATCGACTGCCAGAGAAAGACGAAGACTTGGTCGCACCCGAGTCCTCGATGAAGATCGCGATCGTTGGACGCCGAAACGTCGGCAAGAGCACCTTCGTCAATACACTGGCAGAATCCGACCGGATGATCGTCAGCGAAGTGGCCGGAACGACGCGAGACAGTGTCGACGTCCGATTCGAAATCGACGGGCAGACGTTCTTGGCAATCGACACACCCGGTCTGCGAAAACGCAAATCAATTCGAACGGACTTGGACTTCTACGGAACCCACCGAGCCCAACGCAGCGTTCGACGTGCCGACGTCGTGCTGATGTTCTTTGATGCTCTTGAGAAGACCAGCAAAGTCGACAAGCAACTGGTGGGCTACATCATGGAGCATCACAAACCGGTGATCTTCGTGGTCAACAAATGGGACAAAGTTGATAAAGAAGTCCCGACCGAACGCTGGGTCAAATACCTGCGTCACCAATTCACGACTCTGTCCTACGCACCGATTGCCTTCATCACGGGGCAAACCGGACGCAACGTCAAAGCGGTGATGAACCACGCCGCGATGCTTTACAAGCAAGCCCAAAGTCGTGTGTCGACGGGGGAACTGAATCGTATTCTTCGAGCTGCGATCGACCAGCATCCACCAGCGATGTACCAAGGTCGTCGACCGAAGATTTTCTACGCCACGCAGGTTTCGACGGAACCGCCAACAGTTGTGGTGATGTGTAGCGATCCCAAAGCTCTGACCCACGACTACCAGCGATACCTGATTGGCTGGATGCGAGACCACCTGCCGTTCGGCGAGGTCCCGATCAAGCTCTACATGCAACAACGCAGCCGATCAGAAGCCAAAGCCGAACGCTCCGGCCAAGGTCGTTCGATGGATTCGTAG
- a CDS encoding NINE protein translates to MSTSHDHSQPSPSPAQGYMSEPETHSIVIGYIVWIFGFFGAHRFYYGKQISGTIWFFTLGLVGIGWLVDLLLIPGMDRRAQRRYTTGPVDYTIAWILLTFLGLFGIHRFYLEKWVTGVLYLLTGGLFGVGWLYDLWTLNEQVDQYNRRA, encoded by the coding sequence ATGTCGACATCCCACGACCATTCCCAGCCGTCACCCTCGCCTGCTCAAGGCTACATGTCCGAGCCCGAAACGCATTCGATTGTCATCGGATACATCGTTTGGATTTTTGGTTTCTTCGGGGCGCATCGCTTTTACTACGGCAAGCAAATCAGTGGGACGATTTGGTTCTTCACGCTCGGGTTGGTTGGCATCGGCTGGCTAGTTGATTTGCTTTTGATTCCGGGAATGGACCGGCGTGCTCAACGGCGATACACGACGGGGCCGGTCGACTACACCATTGCGTGGATCTTGTTGACGTTTCTTGGCTTGTTCGGAATCCACCGGTTCTACCTTGAGAAATGGGTCACCGGAGTCCTCTATCTCCTGACCGGAGGTTTGTTCGGTGTGGGCTGGCTCTACGATCTTTGGACGCTGAACGAACAAGTCGACCAATACAACCGCCGGGCGTAG